The proteins below come from a single Plutella xylostella chromosome 2, ilPluXylo3.1, whole genome shotgun sequence genomic window:
- the LOC125491367 gene encoding uncharacterized protein LOC125491367 — protein MGTEIDSANNGITFEDNSLNSDNIPLFESKDDLTKSLTKAFYGDLYIIGRLWIETLKFGLVGGNFDIFPKIAADTESNSKEPPGKPKPSSYKDLPLYQESEYVKYKDDLETNRNCELKFAQKALYPIVKEYRNKIQTNIGYAKDEIKATYEEVSTDVAKATEDFKTYMRDPEKKDLRQGVVVLSAVAGYVFARNKTFFKRVFYTTLGALAGGFLCFPEDTDVMVRTTLYNSSRLAMRAYGAFCKKDMSSTLKEPLVCRTDPKKELEPPPVSHQCDKKTKE, from the coding sequence ATGGGCACCGAAATTGATAGTGCCAATAATGGTATTACATTCGAAGATAATTCACTAAATTCTGATAACATACCACTTTTCGAATCCAAAGATGATCTTACCAAGTCTCTTACAAAAGCATTCTATGGAGACTTATACATCATTGGTCGTTTATGGATAGAAACACTGAAATTCGGACTTGTCGGTGGTAATTTCGACATATTCCCTAAGATAGCAGCTGACACAGAATCAAATAGCAAAGAACCTCCAGGAAAACCTAAACCTAGCAGCTACAAAGATCTCCCCCTGTACCAAGAAAGCGAATATGTGAAATACAAAGACGATTTGGAAACGAACAGAAATTGTGAATTGAAGTTCGCTCAAAAAGCTCTATACCCTATAGTGAAAGaatacagaaacaagattcaGACCAATATTGGATACGCAAAGGATGAAATCAAAGCCACATACGAAGAAGTATCAACAGACGTAGCCAAAGCAACTGAAGATTTCAAAACATATATGAGGGATCCTGAAAAGAAGGACTTAAGGCAAGGCGTTGTAGTCTTAAGCGCAGTAGCAGGCTATGTTTTTGCGAGAAACAAAACGTTTTTTAAAAGAGTTTTTTACACAACTTTGGGGGCTTTAGCTGGTGGGTTCCTTTGCTTTCCTGAAGACACAGACGTGATGGTAAGGACGACTCTTTACAACTCATCAAGGCTCGCCATGAGGGCATACGGTGCTTTCTGCAAGAAAGACATGAGTTCTACCTTGAAAGAGCCATTGGTTTGCAGAACTGACCCGAAGAAAGAGCTGGAGCCACCGCCAGTGTCGCATCAGTGTGataagaaaacaaaagaatGA